The Saccharomonospora cyanea NA-134 genome includes a region encoding these proteins:
- a CDS encoding ESX secretion-associated protein EspG, translating to MSAQEFFTPVAFDILWEEVGAGELPYPLTVPSHGSDETERAALRKRVEAELSARNIAGSPVEQWLHILALPSVSIDALHIPEFRKRPVAALAASDGTQAVLAVQDADGVWLRQIYLDGLASAIVGLLPPGPRGTEASITLPLETAVRIQPSRTAAVSGVSGRRGGLAERSHDPAETYAQLIAQPRLRGGQLAANSRDDLGGKRRSSVLAWFDTASGRYLSVSRTGPDGREWVTVAPADAKTLRSRLGEMVAEVTR from the coding sequence GTGTCCGCGCAGGAGTTCTTCACACCGGTCGCCTTCGACATCCTCTGGGAGGAGGTCGGTGCGGGCGAGCTGCCGTACCCGCTGACCGTGCCGTCGCACGGCAGTGACGAGACGGAACGCGCGGCACTGCGCAAGCGCGTCGAGGCGGAGTTGTCGGCGCGGAACATCGCGGGCTCGCCGGTGGAGCAGTGGCTGCACATCCTGGCCCTGCCGTCCGTCAGCATCGACGCGCTGCACATTCCCGAGTTCCGGAAGCGGCCGGTCGCCGCGCTGGCGGCTTCGGACGGCACGCAGGCCGTGCTCGCCGTGCAGGACGCCGACGGCGTTTGGCTGCGCCAGATCTACCTCGACGGGCTCGCGTCCGCGATCGTGGGCCTGCTCCCTCCGGGTCCGCGCGGCACCGAGGCGTCCATCACTCTGCCGCTCGAGACGGCGGTGCGGATCCAGCCGTCCCGCACCGCCGCGGTGAGCGGTGTCTCGGGCAGGCGGGGTGGCCTCGCCGAACGTTCACACGATCCTGCCGAGACGTACGCGCAGCTCATCGCGCAGCCGCGCCTGCGGGGCGGGCAACTCGCCGCCAACAGCCGCGACGACCTGGGCGGCAAGCGGCGCTCGTCCGTGCTCGCGTGGTTCGACACCGCGTCCGGTCGCTACCTCAGCGTGTCCCGCACCGGCCCGGACGGCCGGGAATGGGTCACGGTCGCTCCGGCTGACGCGAAGACCCTCCGCAGCCGTCTCGGCGAGATGGTCGCCGAGGTCACACGCTGA
- the tilS gene encoding tRNA lysidine(34) synthetase TilS, whose protein sequence is MKHGLVPPARRRLDAALAVRRAVRVFLSEPEPAAHLCSGELFVAVSGGADSLALAEAAAHVGERRGLRVCALVVDHRLQPGSSRVAERAAEEALRLGVHTAKVLPVTVDGPGGPEAAARRARYATLREHAGDEALVLLGHTLDDQAETVLLGLGRGSGARSLAGMRPLEVPWARPLLSTPRAVTRAACEELGVRPWDDPHNADPRFRRVRVRREVLPLLEDVLAGGVADALARTARQLREDCDALDSIASDVYGRACDGEALRVDVLGQAPPPVRRRALRRWLLRGGVRELTDAHLRSVDDLVGRWRGQGGVFLPGGVEARRTHEKLVLNSCQSTTRGS, encoded by the coding sequence ATGAAACACGGCCTCGTTCCTCCGGCGCGCCGTCGACTCGACGCGGCGCTGGCGGTGCGCAGGGCGGTGCGGGTCTTCCTCTCCGAACCGGAACCCGCCGCGCACCTGTGCTCGGGCGAGCTCTTCGTGGCGGTGTCGGGTGGTGCGGACTCGCTCGCGCTGGCCGAGGCGGCGGCTCACGTAGGTGAGCGGCGGGGTCTTCGGGTGTGCGCGCTCGTGGTGGACCACCGGCTCCAGCCGGGTTCGTCCAGGGTCGCCGAGCGCGCCGCGGAGGAGGCGCTGCGGCTGGGTGTGCACACGGCGAAGGTGTTGCCGGTGACGGTGGACGGCCCCGGCGGGCCCGAGGCCGCGGCCCGTAGGGCCCGCTACGCGACACTGCGCGAACACGCGGGCGACGAGGCGCTCGTGCTGCTCGGTCACACGCTCGACGACCAGGCCGAGACCGTGTTGCTCGGTCTCGGCAGGGGTTCGGGGGCTCGGTCGCTGGCCGGGATGCGCCCGCTTGAGGTGCCGTGGGCGCGGCCACTGCTCTCGACGCCGCGAGCCGTCACCAGGGCCGCCTGCGAGGAACTCGGGGTCCGGCCCTGGGACGACCCCCACAACGCCGATCCGCGGTTCCGCCGGGTGCGAGTGCGGCGTGAGGTGCTTCCGCTGCTGGAGGACGTGCTCGCCGGCGGGGTGGCCGACGCGCTCGCCCGGACGGCGCGGCAACTGCGTGAGGACTGCGATGCCCTCGACTCGATCGCCTCGGACGTTTACGGCCGGGCGTGCGACGGGGAAGCCCTTCGTGTCGACGTTCTCGGACAGGCGCCGCCGCCGGTGCGGAGAAGAGCACTTCGGAGGTGGCTGTTGCGGGGCGGCGTGCGGGAGTTGACCGACGCGCACCTCCGGTCCGTCGACGACCTCGTGGGTCGGTGGCGTGGCCAGGGCGGCGTTTTCCTACCCGGCGGTGTCGAGGCGCGAAGGACGCATGAAAAGCTCGTTTTGAACAGTTGCCAATCCACCACCCGAGGGAGCTGA
- the hpt gene encoding hypoxanthine phosphoribosyltransferase has product MYEGDIASVLITEEQIKDKVAELAEKVTADYPTEKMATDLVLVGVLKGAVMFMTDFARALPIPAQLEFMAVSSYGSATSSSGVVRILKDLDRDIAGRDVLIVEDIVDSGLTLSWLLKNLASRNPASLNVCSLLRKREAVKVDVPVRYVGFDIPNEFVVGYGLDYAERYRDLPFIGTLDPRVYSS; this is encoded by the coding sequence GTGTACGAAGGCGACATCGCCTCCGTGCTCATCACCGAGGAGCAGATCAAGGACAAGGTCGCCGAGCTGGCCGAGAAGGTCACGGCGGACTACCCGACCGAGAAGATGGCGACCGACCTCGTCCTCGTCGGGGTGCTGAAGGGCGCGGTCATGTTCATGACGGACTTCGCTCGCGCGTTGCCGATCCCGGCGCAACTCGAGTTCATGGCGGTGTCGTCGTACGGGTCGGCCACGTCGTCCTCCGGTGTCGTGCGCATCCTGAAGGACCTCGACCGGGACATCGCGGGCCGCGACGTGCTCATCGTTGAGGACATCGTCGACTCGGGGCTGACACTGTCGTGGCTGCTGAAGAACCTCGCCAGCCGGAACCCCGCCTCGCTGAACGTGTGTTCGCTGCTGCGCAAGCGGGAGGCCGTGAAGGTGGACGTGCCGGTGCGCTACGTCGGGTTCGACATCCCCAACGAGTTCGTCGTGGGCTACGGCCTCGACTACGCGGAGCGCTACCGCGACCTGCCGTTCATCGGAACGCTCGACCCCCGCGTCTACTCCTCGTAA
- a CDS encoding zinc-dependent metalloprotease, translating to MSSAGPQQGRHQKPLVDWSVAASTGAYLVRGGPMVEPSEAERVVTELRDLTVDAEEHVRALTGLGAGLPLSPGEVVDRPGWVRSAASGLNELTSRALPGDGQDGALAPLVAGSAGVQTGVVLAFLGTRVLGQYDPFGGDDHAGRLLLVAPNVVAAQRAMRVSGRDFRMWVCLHECTHRLQFTAVDWLRDHFAAEVGRLITGFTESDGLATLLSRLPDNVRKLREGNQDGSLGLVELVQTPRQREAFDRLLALSTLLEGHADYVMDAVGPKVVPSVATIRRRFTARRKGGGPLDRLLRGLLGVEAKVRQYALGSTFTREVVDAVGMDGFNVVWTSPDTLPSRTEIKDPKAWLRRVH from the coding sequence GTGAGTTCCGCGGGCCCGCAGCAGGGCAGGCACCAGAAGCCGCTGGTCGACTGGTCGGTGGCCGCCTCGACCGGCGCCTACCTCGTCAGGGGCGGCCCGATGGTGGAGCCGTCCGAGGCCGAACGCGTCGTCACGGAGCTCCGCGACCTGACCGTGGACGCGGAAGAGCACGTCAGGGCGCTCACCGGGCTCGGAGCCGGCCTGCCGTTGTCTCCCGGTGAGGTCGTCGATCGACCGGGTTGGGTGCGGTCGGCGGCGTCCGGGCTGAACGAACTCACCAGCAGGGCCCTGCCCGGCGACGGGCAGGACGGAGCGCTCGCCCCGCTGGTGGCGGGCAGCGCGGGGGTACAGACGGGTGTGGTGCTGGCGTTTCTCGGCACGCGCGTGCTGGGCCAGTACGACCCGTTCGGTGGGGACGACCACGCGGGCAGGCTGCTGCTCGTCGCGCCGAACGTGGTGGCCGCCCAGCGGGCCATGCGGGTGTCGGGCAGGGACTTCCGCATGTGGGTCTGCCTGCACGAGTGCACACACCGGCTGCAGTTCACCGCGGTCGACTGGCTGCGGGACCACTTCGCCGCCGAGGTCGGCAGGTTGATCACCGGCTTCACCGAGTCGGACGGGCTGGCCACGCTGCTGTCGCGCCTGCCGGACAACGTGCGGAAACTGCGGGAGGGCAACCAGGACGGGTCGCTCGGGCTCGTCGAGTTGGTGCAGACGCCCCGGCAGCGCGAGGCGTTCGACCGTCTGCTGGCCTTGTCCACGCTGCTCGAGGGGCATGCCGACTACGTCATGGACGCGGTGGGACCGAAGGTCGTGCCCAGTGTGGCGACGATCCGACGGCGGTTCACGGCCCGGCGCAAGGGAGGTGGCCCGCTCGACAGGCTGCTGCGGGGTCTGCTGGGCGTCGAGGCCAAGGTGCGGCAGTACGCGCTGGGCTCGACGTTCACCCGCGAGGTGGTGGACGCGGTCGGGATGGACGGCTTCAACGTGGTCTGGACGTCCCCGGACACGCTCCCGAGCAGGACCGAGATCAAGGACCCGAAGGCATGGCTGCGCCGGGTGCACTGA
- a CDS encoding ESX secretion-associated protein EspG, which produces MREQLTEVELDFLWESSGLGELPYPITVRSHGDTLEERAALRAQVLTGLAHRGLADDNGRPAPLLEDAFGVLATAELSLDSVLISAPNAEPRMAVAAASGPHAVLLVQEAGTVWLERIPTDGLASAIVGQLPGAPRGREKSINVPLEQLLAGPGADFMQRRPTTSDGSTARADEERKALARLHAQDRERGGQIGANARGRSGGRSRSPVLSWFDTETGRYLTQASRGPDGRDWIVIAPADAPTLRHRLSEMLASVAQATTARL; this is translated from the coding sequence GTGCGTGAACAGCTCACCGAGGTCGAACTCGACTTCCTGTGGGAGTCGAGCGGCCTCGGTGAACTGCCCTACCCGATCACGGTGCGTTCTCACGGCGACACGCTGGAGGAACGCGCCGCCCTTCGTGCCCAGGTGCTCACCGGCCTCGCCCACCGCGGCCTGGCCGACGACAACGGTCGACCCGCGCCGCTGCTCGAAGACGCTTTCGGAGTGTTGGCCACGGCCGAGCTGAGCCTCGATTCCGTGTTGATCAGCGCGCCGAACGCCGAACCGCGCATGGCCGTGGCCGCGGCATCCGGCCCGCACGCCGTGCTCCTCGTGCAGGAGGCCGGGACGGTGTGGCTCGAACGCATTCCCACGGACGGGCTCGCCAGTGCCATCGTCGGTCAGTTGCCCGGCGCGCCGCGGGGCAGGGAAAAGTCGATCAACGTGCCGTTGGAGCAGTTGCTGGCCGGTCCCGGCGCCGACTTCATGCAGCGTCGGCCCACCACGTCCGACGGCAGCACGGCCCGCGCCGACGAGGAGCGCAAGGCGCTCGCGCGGCTGCACGCGCAGGACCGTGAGCGTGGCGGCCAGATCGGCGCGAACGCCAGGGGACGGTCCGGTGGCAGGAGTCGTTCGCCCGTCCTGAGCTGGTTCGACACCGAGACCGGCCGGTACCTGACGCAAGCGAGCCGAGGACCCGACGGCCGCGACTGGATCGTGATCGCGCCGGCGGACGCGCCGACGTTGAGACACCGGCTCTCGGAGATGCTGGCGTCCGTGGCGCAGGCCACCACCGCACGGCTGTGA